In Nitrobacteraceae bacterium AZCC 1564, the following proteins share a genomic window:
- a CDS encoding 2-methylcitrate dehydratase PrpD (product_source=COG2079; cath_funfam=1.10.4100.10,3.30.1330.120; cleavage_site_network=SignalP-noTM; cog=COG2079; pfam=PF03972,PF19305; superfamily=103378): MPLTDRRTLLQTAAALPLAANATTAAFAQAPKAASGEAAKSAAPKDVTRTLAHYVVTARYDDLPANVRKEGVRTLLNWVGVAIGGSHHQTVDIAVSALAPFSGPQQASLLGRTERFDIMNAAFINGVSSHIFDYDDTHLKTIIHPAGPVASAILAYSEMTPVSGKDFLNALVLGVETECRIGNAVYPNHYDVGWHITGTAGVFGSAAAVGKLMGLNEEQMVWALGLAASQPVGLRESFGSMNKSFNPGRAAANGIFAATLASKNYTSSDSMIEAKRGWANTISTKQDYNEITGDLGKRYEAALNTYKPFACGIVMHPAIDAAVQLRNENKLTADQVERIDLKVHPLVLELTGKKTPQTGLESKFSIYHAVAVGIVEGAGGEKQFSDRTAKDPTIVALRSKVMPVVTPGIDAAQVDMTIVTKDGRSLHKYIQHAIGSVEVPMTDKQLETKFNDLADGIIPAAKIRQVMESCWNVEALANAGDIAKMSVSI; the protein is encoded by the coding sequence ATGCCGCTCACCGATCGCAGGACATTGTTGCAGACTGCGGCCGCCCTGCCCCTCGCCGCCAACGCCACGACCGCGGCATTCGCGCAGGCACCGAAGGCCGCATCGGGTGAAGCCGCCAAATCCGCTGCGCCGAAAGATGTCACCCGTACGCTCGCACATTACGTCGTCACCGCGCGCTACGACGATCTGCCGGCCAATGTGCGCAAGGAAGGCGTGCGCACGCTGCTGAACTGGGTCGGCGTCGCCATCGGCGGCTCGCATCATCAGACAGTGGACATCGCCGTTTCTGCGCTCGCGCCATTCTCCGGTCCACAGCAGGCATCCCTGCTCGGCCGCACCGAACGCTTCGACATCATGAATGCCGCCTTCATCAACGGCGTGTCGAGCCACATCTTCGATTACGACGACACCCACCTGAAGACGATCATCCATCCCGCAGGTCCCGTTGCCTCCGCGATCCTCGCCTATTCCGAGATGACGCCGGTCTCGGGCAAGGACTTCCTCAACGCCTTGGTGCTCGGCGTCGAAACCGAATGCCGCATCGGCAATGCCGTCTATCCCAACCATTACGACGTCGGCTGGCACATCACCGGCACCGCCGGCGTGTTCGGCTCCGCCGCTGCCGTCGGCAAGCTGATGGGACTGAACGAAGAGCAGATGGTGTGGGCACTGGGCCTTGCGGCCTCACAGCCCGTGGGGCTACGCGAATCCTTCGGTTCCATGAACAAGAGCTTCAATCCCGGACGGGCAGCAGCGAACGGCATCTTCGCGGCGACGCTCGCTTCGAAGAACTACACCAGCTCCGACAGCATGATCGAGGCCAAGCGCGGCTGGGCCAACACCATCAGCACCAAGCAGGATTATAACGAGATCACCGGCGATCTCGGCAAGCGCTACGAGGCTGCGCTCAACACCTATAAGCCGTTTGCCTGCGGCATCGTTATGCATCCGGCGATCGATGCCGCCGTGCAGTTGCGCAATGAGAACAAGCTGACAGCCGACCAGGTCGAACGCATCGATCTGAAAGTGCATCCGCTGGTGCTCGAACTCACCGGCAAGAAGACACCGCAGACCGGCCTTGAAAGCAAGTTCAGCATCTATCATGCCGTTGCAGTCGGCATCGTCGAAGGCGCAGGCGGCGAAAAACAATTCAGCGACCGCACGGCGAAAGACCCAACCATCGTCGCGCTGCGCTCCAAGGTGATGCCCGTGGTGACGCCGGGCATCGACGCGGCGCAGGTGGACATGACCATCGTCACCAAGGACGGCCGCTCGCTGCACAAATACATCCAGCACGCGATCGGCAGTGTCGAAGTGCCAATGACCGACAAACAGCTCGAAACCAAGTTCAACGACCTGGCGGATGGCATCATTCCCGCCGCCAAGATCCGCCAGGTGATGGAGTCATGCTGGAACGTGGAGGCACTGGCGAACGCAGGCGATATCGCCAAGATGTCCGTTTCCATCTAG
- a CDS encoding multimeric flavodoxin WrbA (product_source=COG0655; cog=COG0655; pfam=PF03358; superfamily=52218): MSEIDVRKGMPSSRIDKEEFVRRYRARFADPAFDPLQRELSVIIDAAWDAYAHSRKSPRTRKAGEGFADPQYDLATDWLAARDAIIEAQRRHDDPAAPPRILLINGSSRSENTCPGEMSKTWRLLKLAEPIFQAEGFEVEILDLSRLASEFGKQIHPCKSCVATAMPLCHWPCSCYPNYSLGQTDDWMNEIYPMWVAAHGIMIITPVNWYHAPTGLKAMIDRLVCADGGNPDPTSTHGKHAIEAKALEMKGWNYPKHLEGRHFAVVVHGDVIGAETLRRTLVDWLTDMYLVSASRTAELDGYIGYEEPYAISHQALDKNEAFQEETRNAARALANAVKLARVGKYEQPDEALQDPILK; the protein is encoded by the coding sequence ATGAGTGAGATCGACGTTCGCAAGGGGATGCCGTCGAGCAGGATCGACAAGGAGGAATTCGTTCGGCGCTATCGTGCCCGGTTCGCCGATCCCGCGTTCGATCCGCTACAGCGCGAACTTTCAGTCATTATCGATGCAGCCTGGGATGCCTACGCGCATTCGCGCAAGTCGCCCCGCACGCGCAAGGCAGGCGAGGGATTTGCCGATCCGCAATACGATCTCGCAACGGACTGGCTCGCGGCGCGCGATGCAATTATCGAAGCTCAACGGCGCCATGACGACCCGGCGGCGCCGCCACGTATCCTGCTCATCAACGGTTCATCGCGCAGTGAGAACACGTGTCCCGGTGAAATGTCGAAGACCTGGCGTCTTCTCAAGCTGGCAGAGCCGATCTTCCAGGCCGAAGGATTCGAAGTCGAGATCCTCGATCTCTCGCGGCTGGCGAGCGAATTCGGAAAGCAGATCCATCCTTGCAAATCATGTGTGGCGACGGCGATGCCGCTGTGTCACTGGCCATGCAGTTGTTATCCGAATTACTCACTCGGTCAGACCGATGATTGGATGAACGAGATCTACCCGATGTGGGTGGCCGCGCATGGCATCATGATCATTACGCCGGTGAACTGGTATCACGCGCCGACAGGATTGAAGGCGATGATCGACCGTCTGGTCTGTGCCGATGGCGGAAATCCGGATCCGACATCGACCCACGGCAAGCATGCGATTGAGGCCAAGGCCCTCGAGATGAAGGGCTGGAATTACCCGAAGCATCTCGAAGGGCGTCACTTCGCCGTTGTCGTGCATGGCGATGTCATCGGTGCCGAAACCTTGCGGCGTACGCTGGTGGATTGGTTGACCGACATGTATCTGGTGTCGGCGAGTCGCACCGCCGAGCTCGACGGTTACATCGGCTATGAAGAGCCTTATGCGATATCACATCAGGCGCTCGACAAGAACGAAGCTTTTCAGGAAGAGACGCGCAATGCAGCGCGCGCTTTGGCGAACGCGGTAAAGCTCGCACGTGTTGGAAAATACGAGCAACCGGATGAAGCGCTGCAGGATCCTATCCTGAAGTAG
- a CDS encoding outer membrane immunogenic protein (product_source=KO:K16079; cath_funfam=2.40.160.20; cleavage_site_network=SignalP-noTM; cog=COG3637; ko=KO:K16079; pfam=PF13505; smart=SM00869; superfamily=56925) — protein MRIRIALLTASAAVLASTASFAADLPARTYTKAPVYAPPAPIYNWTGFYVGAHLGAAFGGDNSFATTDPLLSGSSRDAAFLGGGQVGADYQFAPNWLIGIEGQISGLSNNRRSFTDGFDVLRDKSDWLASVTGRLGYTWGPGLIYAKGGVAFRDNNGLAATAGFLPAVTDRKDTGWTVGGGFEYMFAPAWSAKVEYQYYNFDTTNVLYTTQPGNVAQALSFKDDIHTVKVGVNYHFNWGGPVLAKY, from the coding sequence ATGCGTATCCGTATCGCTCTACTGACAGCCTCCGCTGCTGTCCTCGCTTCGACCGCCTCCTTCGCGGCCGACCTGCCGGCCCGCACCTACACCAAGGCTCCGGTGTATGCGCCGCCTGCACCGATCTACAACTGGACCGGCTTCTATGTCGGTGCGCACTTGGGCGCTGCCTTCGGCGGCGACAACAGCTTCGCCACCACCGACCCGCTGCTTTCGGGCAGCAGCCGCGATGCTGCGTTCCTGGGCGGTGGTCAGGTCGGTGCTGACTACCAGTTCGCTCCGAATTGGCTGATCGGTATCGAAGGTCAGATCAGCGGCCTTTCGAACAACCGTCGTTCGTTCACCGACGGCTTCGACGTGCTGCGCGACAAATCCGATTGGCTCGCTTCGGTCACCGGCCGCCTCGGCTACACCTGGGGTCCTGGCCTGATCTACGCCAAGGGCGGTGTTGCGTTCCGCGACAACAACGGTCTTGCGGCAACCGCTGGCTTCCTGCCGGCTGTGACGGATCGCAAGGACACCGGCTGGACCGTCGGTGGCGGCTTCGAATACATGTTCGCTCCCGCCTGGTCGGCGAAGGTTGAGTACCAGTACTACAACTTCGACACCACCAACGTGCTCTACACCACGCAGCCAGGCAATGTTGCTCAGGCTCTCAGCTTCAAGGACGACATCCACACTGTGAAGGTTGGCGTGAACTATCACTTCAACTGGGGCGGTCCCGTCCTCGCCAAGTACTAA
- a CDS encoding DNA-binding transcriptional LysR family regulator (product_source=COG0583; cath_funfam=1.10.10.10,3.40.190.10; cog=COG0583; pfam=PF00126,PF03466; superfamily=46785,53850) produces MDRLDAMRLFTRVVDRRSFTQAAHDLDIPRSTATQVVRQMEERLGVRLLQRTTRTVMPTLDGEAYYRRCLAILDDIEDAEGAFSGAVPKGTLRVEVQGTLARYFIMPGLPQFFANYPDIEIAMSESDRWVDVVREGVDCVLRYGALPDSDLIARNVTMLERITCAAPAYLERYGRPHTPDDLTNHRAVSLRSLTTGALAPFEFVEPDGIKRIDMLSPFSVTGTESFLDGVRLGLGLAQMPVFHIERDIAKGRLVRVLTEYAVPPGPVSVLYPRNRQLSPRVRVFIDWIVQQFAAAAPHHADPHDTTY; encoded by the coding sequence ATGGACCGCCTCGACGCGATGCGGCTGTTCACCCGGGTGGTGGACCGCCGGAGCTTTACCCAGGCCGCGCATGACCTGGATATTCCCCGCTCCACGGCAACACAGGTGGTGCGGCAAATGGAGGAGCGGCTGGGCGTGCGGCTGCTTCAGCGCACCACGCGAACGGTGATGCCGACCCTTGACGGCGAGGCTTACTATCGTCGCTGCCTCGCCATTCTTGATGACATCGAGGACGCCGAAGGCGCGTTCAGCGGCGCTGTTCCGAAAGGTACGCTGCGGGTCGAGGTACAAGGCACGCTCGCGCGTTACTTCATCATGCCAGGCCTGCCGCAGTTCTTCGCCAACTATCCCGACATCGAGATCGCCATGAGCGAGAGCGATCGCTGGGTCGACGTGGTGCGCGAAGGCGTGGACTGCGTGCTGCGCTACGGCGCGCTGCCCGACAGCGATCTCATCGCGCGTAATGTCACCATGCTCGAGCGCATCACCTGCGCGGCTCCTGCCTATCTCGAACGTTATGGCCGCCCGCATACGCCGGATGATCTCACGAACCATCGCGCGGTAAGCCTGCGCTCGCTCACCACAGGCGCACTTGCGCCGTTCGAGTTTGTAGAACCGGACGGCATCAAGCGCATCGATATGCTCTCGCCGTTTTCAGTGACGGGTACCGAAAGCTTTCTCGACGGCGTGCGCCTCGGGCTTGGACTCGCGCAGATGCCGGTGTTTCACATCGAGCGGGACATCGCAAAAGGCCGGTTGGTGCGTGTGCTTACCGAATATGCTGTACCGCCTGGGCCAGTCTCGGTGCTCTATCCGCGCAACCGCCAGCTCTCACCGCGCGTGCGTGTCTTCATCGACTGGATCGTGCAGCAGTTCGCCGCTGCAGCCCCGCATCACGCGGACCCGCACGACACCACCTACTGA
- a CDS encoding NAD(P)-dependent dehydrogenase (short-subunit alcohol dehydrogenase family) (product_source=COG1028; cath_funfam=3.40.50.720; cog=COG1028; pfam=PF00106; superfamily=51735), with protein MSDVKSNSDANVTASKKIILVTGASSGFGRLTAEALAKPGHTVYASMRDVAGRNAKNAAEMAEISKRDNVDLRAIELDVQSEPSANAAVEKIIAESGRIDVLVHNAGHMMFGPAESFTPEQFAEQYDVNVLGTQRVNRAVLPHMRKQKQGLLVWVSSSSSAGGTPPYLSPYFAAKAAMDALAVQYARELSRWGIETSIVVPGAFTKGTNHFAHSGRPADEARLAEYEAGPYKGFGEQVQKAFAAIVPDDADVTGVADAIVDIVDTPFGMRPFRIHYDPTQDGADVGFTVLDRLRAEMLHRVGLSDLLKPAKLV; from the coding sequence ATGTCCGACGTCAAGTCCAACTCAGACGCAAACGTCACCGCTTCCAAGAAAATCATTCTCGTCACCGGCGCATCGAGCGGCTTCGGCCGGCTCACTGCCGAGGCGCTCGCTAAACCCGGCCACACCGTCTACGCCTCCATGCGCGATGTCGCTGGGCGCAACGCCAAGAATGCGGCCGAGATGGCTGAGATCTCGAAGCGCGACAACGTCGATCTGCGCGCCATCGAACTCGATGTGCAGTCGGAGCCATCCGCGAACGCTGCCGTTGAAAAGATCATCGCTGAGAGCGGCCGCATCGACGTGCTGGTTCACAATGCCGGACACATGATGTTCGGCCCGGCGGAGTCGTTCACGCCGGAACAGTTCGCCGAGCAGTACGACGTGAACGTGCTCGGCACGCAGCGCGTCAACCGCGCGGTGCTTCCGCACATGCGCAAGCAGAAGCAAGGTTTGCTGGTGTGGGTCTCGAGCAGCAGCTCGGCCGGCGGCACGCCGCCTTACCTCTCGCCATACTTCGCAGCAAAAGCCGCGATGGATGCGCTCGCGGTTCAGTATGCCCGTGAACTGTCGCGCTGGGGCATCGAGACCTCGATCGTGGTGCCGGGCGCCTTCACCAAGGGCACCAACCACTTCGCGCATTCAGGCCGTCCGGCGGATGAGGCTCGCCTCGCCGAGTACGAAGCCGGTCCGTACAAGGGCTTTGGCGAACAGGTGCAGAAGGCATTCGCCGCCATCGTGCCGGACGATGCGGACGTGACGGGCGTCGCCGATGCCATCGTCGATATCGTCGACACGCCCTTCGGCATGCGCCCGTTCCGCATTCACTACGATCCCACACAGGACGGCGCCGATGTCGGCTTCACCGTGCTCGATCGTCTGCGTGCTGAAATGCTGCACCGGGTTGGCCTATCCGATTTGCTCAAGCCTGCGAAGCTGGTCTGA
- a CDS encoding hypothetical protein (product_source=Hypo-rule applied; cleavage_site_network=SignalP-noTM) yields MKKIALVTLGLVLATPVFAQSGDPAAGSASSPRMSNPSGSGTSTSGGRDYNNDQGRDKMGTTGKAGSQYHNEEASPQPAQPNVTGQQKSGTNAEGRAKP; encoded by the coding sequence ATGAAGAAGATAGCTCTTGTCACTCTCGGTCTCGTGTTGGCAACGCCAGTCTTTGCACAGTCAGGCGATCCTGCCGCAGGATCCGCAAGCTCTCCCCGAATGAGCAACCCAAGCGGCAGCGGCACGTCGACGTCAGGCGGACGTGATTACAATAATGACCAGGGCCGCGATAAAATGGGTACGACGGGCAAAGCCGGTTCGCAGTACCACAACGAGGAAGCGTCACCGCAGCCGGCGCAGCCGAACGTCACTGGCCAGCAAAAATCCGGCACGAATGCGGAAGGGCGCGCCAAGCCCTGA
- a CDS encoding drug/metabolite transporter (DMT)-like permease (product_source=COG0697; cath_funfam=1.20.5.780; cog=COG0697; pfam=PF00892; superfamily=103481; transmembrane_helix_parts=Inside_1_24,TMhelix_25_47,Outside_48_56,TMhelix_57_79,Inside_80_85,TMhelix_86_108,Outside_109_112,TMhelix_113_135,Inside_136_141,TMhelix_142_159,Outside_160_193,TMhelix_194_216,Inside_217_235,TMhelix_236_258,Outside_259_261,TMhelix_262_284,Inside_285_290,TMhelix_291_308,Outside_309_309), producing MDTVLTRPACTQDDTRAMTLTPETISLVLAFMAALLFGTGVVITQFGLKYLPPMSGAAVSMPAFTALFLLFSPILLHGATVEWRAVPIFIGVGLVYPALLTTLTFASNRALGPVVTGALGNLAPLFSVALAVAVLGEELHSLQLVGLVVAIAGVFLITLSRASDKGDWRTWALLLPLGAAVLRGGIPPIIKVGLAIWPSPIAACLIGYLVSSLVVLTSERIRTGRFLPKGPIAGHLWFAAVGICNGVATLMLYAAVGYGRVSVVTPLVATYPLVTVVLSALILTHVRITAKLSLGTVAAVAGVVLVLIG from the coding sequence ATGGACACAGTCCTCACACGCCCGGCTTGCACGCAGGACGATACACGCGCGATGACGCTAACGCCCGAGACAATATCCTTGGTGCTGGCCTTCATGGCCGCTCTCCTGTTCGGGACCGGTGTTGTCATCACGCAGTTTGGCTTGAAGTATCTGCCGCCGATGTCGGGTGCGGCCGTCAGTATGCCCGCGTTCACGGCCTTGTTCCTGCTGTTCTCGCCGATCCTGTTGCACGGGGCGACGGTGGAGTGGCGGGCCGTGCCGATCTTCATCGGCGTCGGCCTTGTCTATCCGGCGTTATTGACGACGCTGACATTCGCGTCGAACCGCGCGCTGGGTCCAGTTGTCACTGGCGCGCTCGGCAATCTGGCGCCGTTGTTTTCAGTCGCACTTGCGGTTGCGGTGCTCGGCGAAGAGCTGCATTCGCTGCAATTGGTCGGACTCGTGGTCGCCATTGCAGGCGTGTTTCTCATCACGCTCTCGCGCGCCAGCGACAAGGGCGACTGGCGAACATGGGCGCTGCTGCTGCCGCTTGGTGCGGCGGTGCTGCGCGGCGGCATCCCGCCGATCATCAAGGTTGGGCTCGCCATATGGCCGAGCCCGATTGCCGCCTGCCTGATCGGCTATCTTGTATCGTCGCTGGTGGTGCTAACATCCGAGCGTATCCGCACAGGACGGTTTCTTCCCAAGGGACCGATCGCCGGGCACCTGTGGTTCGCTGCTGTCGGCATCTGCAACGGCGTTGCCACGTTGATGCTCTATGCTGCCGTCGGTTATGGCCGCGTGTCGGTGGTAACGCCGTTGGTCGCGACATATCCCCTCGTCACCGTGGTGCTGAGCGCGCTCATTCTCACGCACGTCCGCATCACCGCGAAGCTCTCGCTTGGCACCGTCGCCGCTGTGGCGGGCGTCGTGCTGGTGCTGATCGGGTGA
- a CDS encoding DNA-binding transcriptional LysR family regulator (product_source=COG0583; cath_funfam=1.10.10.10,3.40.190.10; cog=COG0583; ko=KO:K21959; pfam=PF00126,PF03466; superfamily=46785,53850): MEYADLRILEAVARHGSMNRAAAELHMVQSNVTARIRSLEEQIGAELFQRTSRGVVLTPAGQRLLPYASRVGALLKEAREAARDDGTPRGPLHIGTLETTAALRLPTALSAYTQAYPEVALTLTTGTSSSLVEDVVERCLDGAFVAAPVHHADLTEEVMFREELMLVTAPALRNPDDLAKQRDLKIIVFRRGCSYRQRLENLLAQSGIQTAQPLEFGSLDAIIGCVAAGVGITLLPKAVVSPAWRDGRVLAHELPPEQARVDTVFVRRKDTHLTSTLAAFLEIARPSPLKLAAGE, translated from the coding sequence ATGGAATACGCAGACCTCCGCATTCTCGAAGCTGTTGCCCGCCACGGCAGCATGAACCGCGCCGCGGCCGAACTGCACATGGTGCAATCCAATGTGACGGCGCGGATCCGCTCGCTTGAAGAGCAGATTGGAGCCGAGCTGTTTCAGCGCACCAGCCGGGGCGTGGTGCTGACGCCGGCCGGCCAGCGGCTGTTGCCCTATGCGTCGCGGGTCGGAGCGCTGCTGAAGGAAGCGCGCGAGGCTGCGCGCGATGACGGCACGCCGCGCGGACCGCTTCACATCGGCACGCTGGAAACCACTGCGGCGCTTCGGCTGCCAACCGCGCTCTCGGCCTACACGCAAGCCTATCCCGAGGTGGCGCTGACGCTGACCACCGGAACGAGCAGCAGCCTTGTCGAAGACGTCGTCGAGCGCTGTCTCGATGGGGCGTTCGTGGCCGCTCCTGTGCACCATGCCGATCTCACCGAAGAGGTGATGTTTCGCGAGGAGCTGATGCTGGTCACAGCGCCGGCGCTCCGCAATCCGGATGATCTTGCCAAGCAGCGCGATCTCAAGATCATCGTCTTTCGTCGTGGCTGTTCATATCGTCAGCGGCTGGAAAATCTCCTGGCGCAGAGCGGCATTCAGACCGCCCAGCCGCTCGAATTCGGCTCGCTCGATGCCATCATCGGCTGCGTCGCTGCCGGCGTCGGCATCACGCTGCTGCCGAAGGCGGTGGTATCGCCCGCGTGGCGCGACGGGCGCGTGCTCGCGCACGAACTGCCGCCCGAGCAGGCCCGCGTCGATACGGTGTTCGTCCGCCGCAAGGACACACACCTCACCAGCACGCTTGCCGCGTTCCTGGAAATCGCACGGCCATCGCCGCTGAAACTGGCGGCCGGCGAATAG
- a CDS encoding 3-oxoacyl-[acyl-carrier protein] reductase (product_source=KO:K00059; cath_funfam=3.40.50.720; cog=COG1028; ko=KO:K00059; pfam=PF13561; superfamily=51735), producing the protein MHQLESGLWQIQEIKMTNDTNKVAIVTGASRGIGAAIAERLAADGFTVVINYAGSAGEAEALANKIEKAGGRATTAQADVSDPAAVARMFDAADAAFGGVDVLVNNAGIMHLASVAEVDDKLFDSHVAINIKGTFNTLREAAKRLRNGGRIINMSSSQVGLLHPTYGVYAATKAAVEAMTHVLSKELRGRNITVNAVAPGPTATKLFLDGKPQQVIDHLTKLAPLERLGQPEDVANTVAFLAGKDGGWINGQVLRANGGII; encoded by the coding sequence ATGCACCAGCTCGAGAGCGGGCTCTGGCAAATCCAGGAGATCAAAATGACCAACGACACCAATAAGGTAGCAATCGTCACCGGCGCTTCCCGCGGCATTGGCGCCGCCATCGCCGAACGGCTCGCGGCGGACGGTTTCACCGTCGTCATTAATTACGCCGGCAGCGCCGGTGAGGCCGAAGCACTGGCCAACAAGATCGAGAAGGCCGGCGGCCGCGCCACCACGGCCCAGGCCGATGTCAGCGACCCGGCGGCAGTCGCCCGGATGTTCGACGCGGCGGATGCCGCATTCGGCGGCGTCGACGTTCTGGTGAACAACGCTGGCATCATGCACCTGGCTTCGGTGGCCGAGGTCGACGACAAGCTGTTCGACAGCCATGTCGCGATCAATATCAAGGGCACGTTCAACACTCTGCGTGAAGCCGCGAAGCGTCTGCGCAACGGCGGACGCATCATCAACATGTCGTCGAGCCAGGTTGGCCTGCTTCATCCGACGTACGGTGTCTATGCCGCGACCAAGGCAGCGGTCGAAGCCATGACCCACGTCCTGTCCAAGGAACTGCGCGGCCGCAACATCACCGTCAACGCCGTGGCACCGGGCCCGACCGCAACGAAGCTCTTCCTCGACGGCAAGCCGCAGCAGGTGATCGATCACTTGACTAAGCTTGCACCGCTGGAGCGCCTTGGTCAGCCGGAAGATGTCGCCAACACAGTGGCGTTCCTTGCAGGCAAGGATGGCGGCTGGATCAACGGCCAGGTGCTGCGCGCCAACGGCGGGATCATCTGA
- a CDS encoding protease I (product_source=KO:K05520; cath_funfam=3.40.50.880; cog=COG0693; ko=KO:K05520; pfam=PF01965; superfamily=52317; tigrfam=TIGR01382) produces the protein MDIKGKKIAILATNGFEQSELEVPRDRLKKAGATVDVISLAAGEIKGWDMKDWGRPVKVDKTLDQASPSEYDAVVLPGGQINPDLLRVEPKALKFIKDIFDAKKIVAAVCHAPWLLIETGIAKGRKMTSYKSIKTDVANAGAKWEDSQVVVDQGVITSRNPGDLEAFSSKIIEEVHEGRHTQRSAA, from the coding sequence ATGGACATCAAAGGCAAGAAAATCGCGATCCTCGCCACCAATGGTTTCGAACAATCGGAGCTGGAAGTTCCCCGCGATCGGCTCAAGAAGGCCGGCGCAACAGTTGATGTGATCTCGCTCGCAGCGGGAGAAATCAAAGGCTGGGATATGAAGGACTGGGGACGGCCGGTCAAGGTCGACAAGACGCTCGATCAGGCGTCGCCATCTGAATACGACGCCGTGGTTCTACCCGGCGGTCAGATCAATCCCGACCTGCTGCGCGTCGAGCCGAAGGCGCTGAAGTTCATCAAGGACATCTTCGATGCAAAGAAGATCGTCGCAGCCGTGTGTCACGCGCCCTGGTTGCTGATCGAGACCGGCATCGCGAAGGGGCGGAAGATGACATCGTATAAGTCGATCAAGACGGACGTCGCCAACGCCGGCGCGAAGTGGGAAGATTCTCAGGTCGTGGTCGATCAAGGTGTCATTACATCCCGCAACCCGGGAGACCTCGAGGCGTTCAGCTCGAAGATCATCGAGGAGGTGCATGAGGGCCGCCACACGCAGCGAAGCGCGGCTTGA